The sequence AAAATACCGAACTGGATAACAGCGCCGGCCGTGCTTGCGGGCCTTCTGGCTCAAGGGCTGGCCGGAGGCTGGACAGGCTTGCTGTTCGCGGGAGCCGGAGCGGCCGCAGGATTTATGCTCCTGTTACTGATGCATATGATCGGAGCTGTCGGGGCGGGCGATGTTAAGCTTTTTGCCGGAATCGGCGCTTGGACCGGGTTTTCGTTTACCGCTCAGGTTATCATCTACTCGCTGCTGTTCGCGGCGGTGATAGGCTGGATAATTATGCTC is a genomic window of Paenibacillus durus ATCC 35681 containing:
- a CDS encoding prepilin peptidase; protein product: MDGWAFWGCLPFLAAAFLTDTLTMKIPNWITAPAVLAGLLAQGLAGGWTGLLFAGAGAAAGFMLLLLMHMIGAVGAGDVKLFAGIGAWTGFSFTAQVIIYSLLFAAVIGWIIMLKRRETFRRLRSVVGLLTGIFYIPRWTLFKGRDREMLRFPFMLAVFPGAVAAFLGGWT